A genomic region of Nostoc sp. UHCC 0702 contains the following coding sequences:
- a CDS encoding D-alanyl-D-alanine dipeptidase, with protein sequence MKPYQQIAILECGEPLVKIPLELFAVEFPHPYEKLGAPYGEHSPYYLRESVIDNLIQAQNYLHLLFPDWRIQIFDAYRPVSVQQFMVDYSFAQVVQQQGLIEVDLSANQRQEIWELVYEIWAVPSLDAQTPPPHSTGAAVDVTLVNDRGQIVDMGSVIDELSERSHPDYYTNSSHPQAQQYHAHRQLLQNVMLKAGFQRNPKEWWHFSFGDQMWAWLNNQANPANSLTARYGRLV encoded by the coding sequence ATGAAACCTTACCAACAAATCGCGATCTTAGAATGTGGTGAACCACTAGTAAAGATTCCTTTGGAACTGTTTGCTGTGGAATTTCCACATCCCTATGAAAAATTAGGTGCGCCTTATGGGGAACATTCGCCTTATTATTTGCGCGAAAGTGTTATTGACAATTTAATCCAAGCCCAAAATTATCTTCATCTGTTGTTTCCTGACTGGCGCATCCAAATCTTTGATGCTTATCGTCCGGTAAGCGTACAGCAGTTTATGGTAGATTACAGCTTTGCACAAGTGGTACAGCAACAAGGATTAATTGAGGTAGATTTATCAGCAAACCAACGCCAAGAAATTTGGGAGTTGGTTTATGAAATTTGGGCTGTACCTAGTTTGGATGCACAAACTCCTCCACCCCACAGTACAGGTGCCGCTGTGGATGTGACGTTGGTAAATGATAGAGGACAAATAGTCGATATGGGTTCGGTGATTGATGAATTGTCAGAGCGATCGCATCCCGATTACTATACCAATAGTTCTCATCCACAGGCTCAACAGTATCATGCCCACCGTCAGTTGTTGCAAAATGTGATGTTAAAAGCAGGTTTTCAACGTAATCCCAAAGAGTGGTGGCATTTTTCTTTTGGTGATCAAATGTGGGCTTGGCTGAATAATCAAGCTAATCCTGCTAATTCCTTAACAGCGCGCTATGGGCGTTTGGTATAA